Proteins encoded within one genomic window of Pigmentiphaga sp. H8:
- a CDS encoding DUF192 domain-containing protein encodes MTRIRSFLPRLATAAGACLTAALLAPAASAQATLPVQTLRAGMHLIHAEVASTPPTRERGLMFREQLGPNQGMLFIFEMPGTQCMWMRNTLIPLSVAFIADDGTIANIEDMAPKTEDSHCAVQPVRYALEMERGWFAKRGLKAGSRLEGIPRAR; translated from the coding sequence GCTACCGCCGCAGGCGCCTGCCTTACCGCCGCCCTCCTGGCCCCGGCCGCCTCGGCGCAGGCCACGCTGCCCGTGCAGACGCTGCGGGCCGGCATGCACCTCATCCACGCCGAGGTCGCCAGCACCCCGCCCACCCGCGAGCGCGGCCTGATGTTCCGCGAACAGCTGGGGCCCAACCAGGGCATGCTCTTCATTTTCGAGATGCCCGGCACCCAGTGCATGTGGATGCGCAATACGCTGATCCCGCTGTCGGTGGCCTTCATCGCCGATGACGGCACCATCGCGAACATCGAAGACATGGCCCCCAAGACGGAAGACAGCCACTGCGCGGTCCAGCCCGTCCGCTACGCGCTGGAAATGGAGCGCGGCTGGTTCGCCAAGCGCGGACTGAAGGCCGGCTCGCGCCTGGAAGGCATACCCCGCGCCCGCTAG
- a CDS encoding intradiol ring-cleavage dioxygenase, whose translation MRNLNEDTITQAVLARHAQAPDARLKEIMTSLVQHLHEFAREVKLTEAEWAAGIEFLTATGHITDDKRQEFILLSDTLGLSTLVTAMNHRKPPACTEATVFGPFFVEGAPDYALGEDIANGAKGDPCFVRGTVRSADGTPVGGAEMEVWQADAEGFYDVQNPDDPTHRGRGRIHSAPDGSFHFRSILAEAYPIPHDGPVGRMLAALGRHPWRPAHLHFMIRAEGYETLVTHVFRDGDQYLDSDAVFGVRSSLIAQWLRHEPGPTPDGGTSAQPFHTLDFDFVLNPASGSAP comes from the coding sequence ATGCGCAACCTGAACGAAGACACCATCACCCAGGCCGTCCTGGCCCGGCACGCCCAGGCGCCCGACGCCCGTCTCAAAGAGATCATGACCAGCCTCGTGCAGCACCTGCACGAATTCGCCCGCGAGGTGAAGCTGACGGAGGCCGAATGGGCCGCGGGCATCGAATTCCTGACCGCCACGGGCCACATCACCGACGACAAGCGCCAGGAATTCATCCTGCTGTCCGACACGCTCGGCCTGTCGACGCTGGTGACGGCGATGAACCACCGCAAGCCGCCCGCCTGTACGGAAGCCACGGTCTTCGGCCCCTTCTTCGTCGAAGGCGCGCCCGACTACGCGCTGGGCGAGGACATCGCCAACGGCGCCAAGGGCGATCCGTGCTTCGTGCGCGGCACGGTCCGGAGTGCGGATGGCACCCCCGTGGGCGGCGCGGAAATGGAGGTCTGGCAGGCGGACGCCGAAGGTTTCTACGACGTGCAGAACCCGGACGATCCCACGCATCGGGGCCGGGGACGCATCCATTCCGCGCCCGACGGCAGCTTCCACTTCCGCTCCATCCTGGCCGAAGCCTATCCCATCCCCCACGACGGCCCGGTCGGCCGCATGCTGGCCGCGCTGGGCCGCCATCCCTGGCGGCCGGCCCACCTGCATTTCATGATCCGCGCCGAGGGTTACGAGACCCTGGTGACCCACGTGTTCCGCGACGGCGACCAGTATCTGGATTCCGACGCGGTGTTCGGCGTGCGCTCGTCGCTGATCGCGCAATGGCTGCGGCACGAGCCCGGCCCCACGCCCGACGGCGGCACCAGCGCGCAGCCCTTCCACACCCTGGACTTCGACTTCGTGCTGAACCCGGCGTCCGGATCCGCCCCCTGA
- a CDS encoding nuclear transport factor 2 family protein translates to MYDQEKLAIRELVENWALWRDAGDWERFATVWHEDGRMNATWCQASATEFIRQSREGMERGVNILHFLGGMTIDREGDRAVVQTKMTISQRATVDGVPCDVVCTGRFYDFLEKRGGRWGMVERQPIYEKDRMDPVDPAARPELDAALLARFPEGYRHLAYLQVKIGMDVKTTMPGLHGQEVQALYARGKAWLAGSARP, encoded by the coding sequence ATGTACGACCAAGAAAAACTCGCCATACGCGAACTGGTGGAGAACTGGGCGCTGTGGCGCGACGCCGGCGACTGGGAGCGCTTCGCCACCGTCTGGCATGAGGACGGCCGCATGAACGCGACCTGGTGCCAGGCCTCGGCCACCGAATTCATCCGGCAGAGCCGCGAAGGGATGGAGCGCGGCGTCAACATCCTGCACTTCCTGGGCGGCATGACCATCGACCGCGAAGGCGACCGGGCCGTCGTCCAGACCAAGATGACCATTTCCCAGCGCGCCACCGTGGACGGCGTGCCGTGCGACGTGGTGTGCACCGGCCGCTTCTACGATTTCCTGGAAAAGCGCGGCGGCCGCTGGGGCATGGTCGAACGCCAGCCGATCTACGAAAAGGACCGGATGGACCCGGTGGACCCGGCCGCCCGCCCGGAACTGGACGCGGCGCTGCTGGCCCGCTTCCCCGAGGGCTATCGCCACCTGGCCTATCTGCAGGTCAAGATAGGCATGGACGTCAAGACCACCATGCCCGGCCTGCACGGCCAGGAAGTCCAGGCGCTGTACGCTCGCGGCAAAGCCTGGCTGGCGGGATCCGCGCGGCCCTGA